CAGCAGACCCCAGCCCCAAGCCCAGCGTGAGGTGGCAGAGACGGCACTGAGCCCAGAGCTGGCAAGCAGGGTCCCCGTGCCGGCCACCATGGGCAGCACCGTGCCCCAGACACCTGGCACCCCCAACGCCTCCCTCAACAGCTCGTGGGCCAGCCCCACGGAGCCCAGCTCCCTGGAAGACCTGGTGGCCACGGGCTGCATCGGGGTGGTGCTCTCGGCCATGGGCGTGGTAGGCGTGGCCGGCAACGTGTACACACTGGCAGTTGTGTGCCGCTTCCTGCGCGCCTCGGCCTCCATGTACGTCTACGTTGTCAACCTGGCGCTGGCTGACCTGCTCTACCTGCTCAGCATCCCCTTCATTGTGGCCACCTACGTCACCAAGGACTGGCACTTCGGCGATGTGGGCTGCCGCGTCCTCTTCAGCCTGGACTTCCTGACCATGCACGCCAGCATCTTCACCCTGACTCTCATGAGCAGCGAGCGCTATGCCGCCGTGGCCAGGCCGCTGGATGCCGTGCAGCGCTCCAAGGGCTACCGCAAGGTCCTGGCGCTGGGCACGTGGCTGCTGGCGCTGCTGCTGGCACTGCCCATGACGCTGGCCATCCGGCTGGTCCGCCGGGGCCACAAGAGCCTCTGCCTGCCAGCCTGGGGCCCACGCGCCCACCGCGCCTACCTGACGCTGCTCTTTGGGACCAGCATCGTGGGGCCCGGCGTGCTCATCGGGCTGCTCTACGTACGCCTGGCCCGGGCCTACTGGCTGTCGCAGAGGGCCTCCTTCACTGAGACGCGGCGGCTGCCCAACCCCCGGGTGCTCTACCTCATCCTGGGCATCGTGCTGCTCTTCTGGGCCTGCTTCCTGCCCTTCTGGCTGTGGCAGCTCCTGGCCCAGTACCGCGGGGCCCAGCCACTCACGCCCCGCGCTGCCCGCATCGTCAACTACCTGACCACCTGCCTCACCTACGGCAACAGCTGCGTGAACCCCTTCCTCTACACGCTGCTCACCAAGAACTACCGCGACTACCGCCAGCGCTCGCTCCCAGGCAGGGGCGTCGGGGGCCCAGCGGGCGCCCGCACCTTCCCACGGGGCCACAGCCCCTGCCAGCGCGGCTCCGGCCGCTCCCTGTCCTCCAGCAGCCAGCAAGCCACCGAGGCCATCGCACTGtcccaggcagcccccaggggGCTCTGCGCCTGAGTGTCCAGCCTCCCCCAGAGCCCAGGTCACTCCTGCAGCGCCCCACCTAGTGACTGCCCCCTTTGTCAGTCCTCTTCCAGaaagccccctgccctccccccaccatggCTCACTTCAGCTCCATCAGCCCAGCTGCCTTGCCTGTAATGCCCAGAAGTCCCCCACCCCGTCCTCTGGAAGGGTCTGCGGGAGGCTGAGGCCCAGGACCGGCTTCTGAGGACCACAGTGAGTGGGGTCTTGCCCAGCCCAGCAGATGTGAGTGCCCTGCCCGTGGCTGCCTGACCCGTGGTGGGGCACGCTGTGGCACGTGACACTGTGTAGGCACACAGGCTGCCTACAGaggaccctcctcctggccccaggCGTGGCCCCGGTGGCACCTGGCCCCGACCCCATCCCTCCCAGCTCCCATGTGGCTCCATCCCCCGAAGCTTCAGCACCCAGAACAATAAACCCAGAGCTCTTTGAATCTTGTCCTGTCTCAGACCTGCAGGTGGGCCACCGAGGGAGGCAGGATCCCCCAGGATGCCCCCAGCACGTGGAGAAGCCCATTGTTCTGGCTGGGGAGGGTGGATGTCCAGCCATCCTGACTCTGGGCAGGTGCCCTCCTGCCTGAGCCCGGCCCTGGCAGTGGGGCCTGAAGCcgtggagggaggcagggagctggctcagggaggaggggcagatggGGGCATCACTGTAGGGCAGGAACACAGGGCCCAGACTGAAACCCCCAGCCAGGTCACTCTCCCACTGGCAGCTCCCCTGCCTTTCCCTCCCCAgaccttggggtgggggtgagggtggggtcaGGTCCTACAGTTCATGCAGGGGCTTATCTTGTGCAGCATCGAGCTGGGCCTCCTGGGGATACCTGCCCACAGAGAGTCCCCCAACAAGGAAGGGTCCTGgacctctcccaccccctcccccccggtGGCCTGTACCCTCCACAGTGTGGCCCCAGCTCCCACTCAGTCCCAGTCTTACCAGACTCTGCCGACCAGGTTCCTCCTGGACCCCTTTCAAGGCCCCGACAGGATCCTAACATGCGGGCAGGTGGAGGCCTGCTGCCACACCCCTCCACTGGCCCCAAAGTATGGGGTCTGAGGCCATCGGCCCCACTTGGGACCTCAAGTACTTTAGGAAGAAAACAGCCCGAAGTTTGTACCTTGACTAAGACCCCGGGTCTCTGCTTTGCAAATCCTGATTCCAGGTGCGCCAAGAAGGCCCCGGCCTTGGAGAACAGAGACCCCCAGAACTGTCCCGCAGCCCCCATTCACCTGCAGGTATGAATGCTCGTTGCACTGTTTCTTGGAGCCATGCTGAAGAAGTTACATTTTTGGCCCCAAACTTAAGACCTAGCTTCCCTGTTTAACGCTCTGGTCGGGCAGGGGGAGCTTTGCCAGGCCTGGGGACACCTGCAGGGGctgcctgcccacctcccacctgGCAGTGCCTGCTGTCCTGTCAGCCTCCGGGGAGCCTCACAGTGACACCCCGAGagcgtcacacacacacacgtgcacactcaCACGCTCTCACACCTCCGCACCGGCACCCACTCACAGCTGGGGGAAACCACCCAGCCTGCTGGGGCTCTGCCCGTCTCCCTGCATCCACCGCCCaaagccccgccccctccccctgcccccaggacccacccccagctgggggctgggatggGAGATTCACGGAGGCCTGGTCTGGCTCAGGACCCACCAGGCACGTGCCTGGCCCTCGGCAAGCTGGACCGCGGAGGCCCGGGGTGAGGGGTCGACCCGGGCGAGCGTGCGTGTGGCTGGAACAGACTCTGGGCACCTGTCAAATGTGGCCAATTTATTGGGCAGTTACACGCCAAAAAACTCATCTGCTTAAACTGCAAGTAGTGACTTTCAAATGACAGAGCTGCACAGCTGTCACCACCATCCAGTCTTGGGACATTCCTGAGTCAGGGAGCTCCGGAGAAGCTGGACCCGCAGGATGTGCACGGGGGCGCTCTGAAGGAAGTGGCTCAGCGCCTCATCCCCAGCCCCTGCATCCTCTTCCCTGAGTCGCCCCACCCTCCACACCCCTCAGCTCCTACAGCAGAAAGGTGGAGTGGGGATGGTGTCCTAGGCAAGCGGGGGGCCTGGGACCAGGACAGTGGTGGCCAGCTCCCAGCAGGgaaggaatgaatggatggatgaccCGTGTCCCTCCACCGGGGTCTCACTGCCGTCTCTTATTCTGCCTTGTCTTcctggaggtgggggggagggggttggtGGGAGGTGAGAAGGAGCCAGAAGCCGGTGAGTTCACAGCCACATTCACAGGAGGCTGGGCATCCACGCTGGGGTGGCGAGTAATTGGGTGATCAATTTATCAGATGCAGGCACATTCCTGCCCCGCAGGCCAGTCAGTCTCCAGGAGACTCAGGCTTGGCTGGGACTGGCTGCTGACCCGTGGGCTCttacaggcccaggagcgtggCCTGGCCCAGTCCAGGAGCctgtgcccccagccccaccctcccaccctctgTGGGTCTTCAgcaaggctggggctggggggtagGGCAGAGCGCAGCTCTCGCAAGGACTCACAGAGCGCGTGCCACCAGGCTACACGCCCAGGGCTGCTGCACTTTGTATAAATTATTTATCAACAAAGAATCGACACAGTCCAAAGCTTCTTCTACTCCTGGTTTTTCCAGGAGCTCAATCTTTGGGACTGACTTGCACCGACAACCAGTAGACACCACTGTTTACCTGCCCAGAGAGCTCTCTGCTTTAGTAGACCACCCTCACCAAATGGAGCTCTAGGGGTCGCTGCCTGGGATCGAGGGTGACTGCAGTGacaatggccctgcctgggagggtgGCCCAGCCAGTTTGCAGAGACCTGAACTCTTCCCTGAGTCCACACCTGAGCATGCCCAGCTGACAGGTGTGCCTGGTCCGGGTCACCTGGAGGGCCAGCCTTGGGGGCAGGAGACACTGGGGCTCCTTTTCGCCATGGAGAAAGCAGTCAgctctctccctcccttgctcCTCCACCAGGCAAGAGAAATAGGGGGGCTCAGCCAGCAGAAGGTGGGAGCCCCCAACCTATGCAAGGGCCTGGGGGCAGCCAGAGTCTAGCCTGGGCCCCAGACACCCGCCAACCACCAAACCAGGAACCTGGGAGCCAAAGGGGCCACCTGCAAGAGCAGGTTTTTCCATTGGAATTCCAGATGGATGATGCTCCGAGCAGAAAGCCTGGAGGCCGCCAACGGCCAGCAGCCAGGAGCCCCAGACGCTGGCCTTTTCCAGGCCGGCTGAGGGCCCAGCCCTAGTTCTGCTTGGGCTGGGTGAGGCCCCAGAGGGGAACCTTGTCCCCTGAGCTGCCCAGGGCAGGCGTCTGGGCTAGACGGCTCTGTCCTGCCACCTTCCCCCTCCTGGAGCTGTGGATACTGAGGCCTGAGTGCTGAGCCAGGTCAGAGCCGGGAGGTCACTGGGGAGGTCGGTAGCCTGAGGACTCCAGCCCGGTgttccagcccctccctgccctccctcggTGTGCAGATTCCCTGGCCCCCAGGTGGCCCCCTCGGCAAGCTCACCATTGGGtcatcttttttaaagaattctcttATTCCTGCTCCACAGCAGAGGAACCAGGCCACCAGGGACCCACGGGGTGTGTCGAGTGGGGAGCACCTGCCCTCAGCTTGTGGTTCCTGCTGTCCTTTGCCCTCGGTGGCCTCGGGTACCCCACAGTGTGATTGAAAGCCCAGAGCCTAGTCTCACCCCAAAAATATGTGTCAGCATGAAATATTGAGGCTGCCTGGGCATCAGAGCTGCTGCCTTGGGCCAAGATTCCTCCCTGGGGCTGGGCGAGTCAGGGCTggacctgggcctgggcctgatGGGGTGGGGGACCTCCATCTCCACCCATGGCCTCCCAACCCCCTCGGTCCCTCCCCTCATCCTGCTCCACCCCCCAGCCCATGGCAACTGGGCAGAGCTGGGGGGGACCATGTGAGCCCCACGACGTGCCAGGCTGGGCCACAGGAGCCGGGAGCCAGAAGACTTCTCCACCAGAGATGTGGCCAGGAGTTGGTCCCGGGGTGGGTGATTTAGGGGTAGCGGGAGGTGCTGAAGGAGCAACGTGAGCTGCGTGCCCACCTGACTGCGAGGTCGGGGCACCAACTGGGGCTTCATGGGCAGGTCCTGACCAGCTGAGGGGTCTGGGCCCCGCTCTGAGGGGTGTGTGCCTGAAGCCAGGCCAGAGGAAACACCCACCCACCTTGGACGTGAGGCCTCAGCCAGGGCTCTGAGGCGCAGGTGGGGCGTGGAGGGCAGGAGTCCACCAGGAACAGCGGCCACAGCCCCATCCGGCACTGACCACCCTGCTCTGCACGGCCCCCACCTCGCTGCCACGTCCCCCTCTCCCACAAGAACTGTTAGCCTCGCAGCCCCTACCGGtaagggccaggggaggggaggctgcctggggtgggcagggaggactggctgggggccagggaccctgggaggggcagcaggggTAAGCACGTGGCCCCCTCTTCTGGGGAGGAGGTCTTCGTCCAGGACCCACCCTGGTGTGCAGAGACCCCAGACGGTGCCCGCCTGCCTCCTCCTtcgtcctccctccctcttcctcctcctggctTACTGGGATTTTCCAGGAATGGGCTCCTTCCTGAGGCCCCCCCAGTGGTCTGTTCTTTACTGAGGGGCATGGGAGGAGACAGGTGAAGGACTGCAGGCGCCGGCAACCCAGGGCTGGCCGGCAGGGGTGGGGCTCAAGTTGGAGCACCTGGCCAGGTGTGCGACTGCAGCAAGGATCCGAGCCCCATCTGTGTGTCCACTGGGATGGGGGCTGGTACCCATAACCCCCACGCTGCAGTGGGAGAGGTGCCCTGCCCTTCCAGAGCCTGCGCTGGCCTTCTCGGGAATGGGGGATCACCTGCACCCCCAGTTCTGTTGAGATCTGCTTGGCCCCAAAGGTGCTGAGATGGAAGGAATGTTGCATCACATGCACGCAGGACTCACATTGCTGGGCTGTTGGGTCCTCGGCCTCCAGTGTCCGGGACAAGCAGATGTGTCCCCAACCTCCTCGTCCCTGTGAGACCGCTAGAAGGCATGGGAGGCGCTGGGACACTATGACTCCAGAGGGGAAATGAGCCGGTACCCGGCGAGGGCACCCGAGCAGGCACCACTACtcgggggctgggggccaggaccGCTTCCTGATATCACGTGAGAAGAACGTGCAAGCCCACAAGACGCACTCAGGAGTCAGTGCTACTGGGGCGTGAGGgcgggtgggggcagggcggCTCGGTCGCCACTCCCGGTGTGAAGATCCTGCTGGAGGGGGAAGCACGGAGTGAAGCGGGCCTGGAATTAAGAGGTCAGGACTTGGGGTGCTGTTGGCCCGCCGGGAGGGCCCAAGTGGGAACCCCTCCTTCCAGCAGAGACCAACGCTCAGGCTCTTTGATTCAGACTAAACACTTTCTCTAGGAATTAAGTCCTCAGCAGAGGACATCCCAAGACGCCTACTTCTCCCGGGAGCAGACCGTGTCCGCCCCCGTGGGGACCCCCTggcaggaccaggagcccacGTGGCCATGGGTGCGTGCTCGGGGGGCCGCCGGTCACGTGCACAGGCGCCTCCTGGGCAGCATGCTGCTTCCCACTTTAAAAGAAAGGCATTCTTGCTTTTACCCGaatctttatttctttgtccAAGTACCTCTGTGATTATTGTG
This portion of the Vicugna pacos chromosome 16, VicPac4, whole genome shotgun sequence genome encodes:
- the UTS2R gene encoding urotensin-2 receptor yields the protein MGSTVPQTPGTPNASLNSSWASPTEPSSLEDLVATGCIGVVLSAMGVVGVAGNVYTLAVVCRFLRASASMYVYVVNLALADLLYLLSIPFIVATYVTKDWHFGDVGCRVLFSLDFLTMHASIFTLTLMSSERYAAVARPLDAVQRSKGYRKVLALGTWLLALLLALPMTLAIRLVRRGHKSLCLPAWGPRAHRAYLTLLFGTSIVGPGVLIGLLYVRLARAYWLSQRASFTETRRLPNPRVLYLILGIVLLFWACFLPFWLWQLLAQYRGAQPLTPRAARIVNYLTTCLTYGNSCVNPFLYTLLTKNYRDYRQRSLPGRGVGGPAGARTFPRGHSPCQRGSGRSLSSSSQQATEAIALSQAAPRGLCA